A stretch of DNA from Oncorhynchus keta strain PuntledgeMale-10-30-2019 chromosome 17, Oket_V2, whole genome shotgun sequence:
TGGTGACAGACAATACTgcaaacatgaaggctgcttggtctaaagtggaggagtcctaccctcacatcacacccattggctgtgctgctcatgatTGGAATCTACTTCTCCAGGACACCATgccactgaaaacaatggatacactccacagagagccaaggaaatgatTAGCTATGTGAAGCGTCAtgaagttatagcagcaatctacctcaccaagcaaagtgaaaAGAATAaaagcaccacattgaagctgcccagcaacacccgttggggtggtgttggcaTCATATTTGATATTCTCCTGgaaagaaatggccatatcacagtctgcctatatggacagccccatcaagaggatcctcctggatgatgtattttgggagagagtggtaagcagcctgaaacctatagcagtagccattgcacagattgagggagacaatgccatcctgtctgatgttcagactctgcttgcagatgtaagagaagaaatgtACTGCCCTGCCctcttcactgttgctccaagcagaggaaaccaCAGTATACATGTtagaccccaagtatgctggcaagagcatcctatctggtgcagagatcaacaaggcctatggtgtcatcactactgtTTCTTGCCAcattggcctggatgagggcaaggttcttggcagtctggcaaagtacacttccaagcaagggctttgggattgagatgcaatatggcagtcgtgcaaacatatctcatcagccaccggATGGAAGGGACTTTGTAGATGTGAGGTTCTTTTcacctgttgcctccatcatcctccaaaccTACAAATCCTCCATAGTACAAAGGTTAAGCTATTCTATTCTATGCGacaaataaatattccaaacgtAGTCTGGGACAGCTGCGGGATaggatagatcccaaattaatacaaccactagcaccAAAAAAACAACAATAATTCACACGTgatcacccatcagactattcttgatttaatcttaaCTTTCCACAAACTAAATAATATACGTGTGAAATTTGTTtcgatttagaatggaccattatcatgcacctgaaACAAAACAGGTGCAGCatgaaaaaaatacatgtcatctgtGCATTTAAATAGCAAATAGAGGATGCTTTCcccatggttcattttcatgccagccaggtaggctatactcctgttgtaaatataagcaatgtgctgaatattaggaaagttgagaaataaatatagttaggcctagcctatagaaagctaatgggatcctcctcttttttgtagaggccatcactctgttttgttgcgcaattgcatagcctatagaaatgttgcgcaacacgAGCTCCTGAAGTGTTTGATTAAATTTCccaatacatttgcattgatgtcagagtaaTTAGAGGGGCAATAGAGTgccgagtaccaggcagttagcaagttcggtaggctactaatgacaaTCAGCAGCAGAGCtaggagaagcctaattaccgtgactaaaagGTCATGGCAAGGGAATTttactgccttcatgactcgtgaccgccaatacggtcaccgcaacagccttAGTCACAATTAAGTTTACGGTGGAGATTTCCAAATTATGCTGTCAGCATATTGGGATAATCAGGCCAAAAGTCAATGACTAGCTATCTAACCCAGGTCACTCTTTCGGGCGATGACTGTGTCACAGTGGGGGCAGTGGAACTTAGCCACGTTCTCTGTGTGCTTCTGCAGGATGTGCATCTTCATGGTTCCACTCTGGGTGAAACGGGCGTGGCAAATATAGCACTCATACGGCTTCTCTCCTGGAAAACAAAGCAGGAAAACATGAGTGCACAAGTTCAACAAATCAGGCCAGTCACTAATAGTGTTTACACAGTATCCCTGCAGCTGTGCCTCACCCGAGTGTGTCCTCATGTGTCTCTTCAGCTTGTAGGTGTCTCTGCTGGCGTAGCTGCACAGACTGCACTGGAAAGGACGCTCCCCAGTGTGGGAACGGATGTGCCGCTTTAGCTTGCTCACCTCTACACTGGCATAGTCACACATGGAGCACTTGAAGGGTTTCTCATGAGTGTGCTTGTAGCGACGATGTCGGACCAACTCTCCACTGGTCACGAAGGCCATGTCACAATCTTGACACTTGTGTGGTCTGGTACCTGTAAACAGAAATAGAGTTATAATAGTATCTAACATGGTAATATGGACAGGAATATAGAATTGTCTGTCAATGTGCCTATGATGTCaccatacctgtgtgtgtgttgaggtggtTCCTTAGCAGGGTAACAGTCCTGAAGGCCCTTCCACACAGATGGCACTTGTGGGGCCTCTCATCTGTGTGGCTTTTCATGTGTCGGTCCAAGTTGGAGCGGCGGGGACAGGTGTAGCTACACAGCTCACACTGGAATGTTTTCTTCACACCTGGAGCATACAAAGTCAGCACTTGCAGAGGCATTTAGCACCACAACTTGAGTTACAAAATACCTCATAAACAAAGGACACAGAAAGAAGGGGTAATCTTACCCTTCTTCTTAATTTTGGTGGGTTTGGGGGGTTTCATGTTGCCCACCACCTTCTCTGCGTTGACCTCAGAGAGCATCCCTTCCTGCTGCTCCTCCTCAAAATCATACACAGACACGTCCATGTTGTCTTTATCCCCCTCTGTGTTGTAGCGCAGCGTGCTCTTTTTTGCCTTCTTGATGGTCTTCTTGGCTGGGGGCTGGTAGTCGGGGTCCTTGGCCCATTGTGGTTCTTCAGGCTGGGGCTCACAgtgcagctcctcctcctcctcaggctgGACCTGCTGTTCCTCTTGGTGCTGGAGCTCATCCTGCTCCACTGTTTCCACCTCACCATTCGCACCCACCTTCACCACCTGAAGAAGCAGTAGTGTTTTTAATTTCTCTGCGACTAGTACATTTAGATAGGCACCTGTGGTACAAAACAGTGTTGTACACCCATAGTGAAATATGCTCCTATTAGTCCTGAATTAATGTAATATTTAGTCATGAAGTGCAGTATCTCTTACCTGGAATCCCTCTGGCAGGGGCAGGGTGTGGCAGATAACAGGGTTTCCGTCTTTGGGCATGGCCGTGGTGTCCACGAAGGTACCCTGTAGCGCCTCTACAGTGGCCTGGGTGACAGGGAcagcagagacagggacctggaccaGCTGTAGCTCCCCGAGGCCTCCCAGCTGCTGCTCATCCATGTTGACAACCTGCAGAGTGATGATCTGGGTCTCATCCACCGTGGTGACCGTGGCCTCATGGGCTGTAGCCACAGGGGCGTCCATCACCTCAGTCTTCAACTGCAGCAGGGCCGGGTCCAGGGAGTCCATTACCATcatctccacattgactccctCCACCAGCTGCTGGGTATCCAAACCAGCAACTCCCTCTGGCTGCTGGTCCATCACCCCTTCTGCTGCTTGCTGGAGCAGGTCTgccaccacctcctccccctcataGGTGAAGTCCTTGGCCTCAACCACAACATCTGTTGGTCCTCCGTCCATCGGTAACAACTGAGAGAATCGCCCCAAAACCAATCAGCACACAATCTAAAAATGTAATCTTAACGCATAACCATTTATTAATAAATGTTGAAAGTGTACCAGGACGTATGATCAAAAAAAATCAATCTAGCAAGGCCTAACAGACTGAAAATGGCATACTGTGTTCAGTTCAGGCAAGATCTCAAAGATAATGCAACTTCCCCAGCTTTCTAAATTGTTACCTGCACTAGAAAGGAATACATCTTCATCTTTCTAGATCTGCTTGGCTTGCTCAATTTCTCACTCAACACTCCTGACTGTTACCTGACACTCAACCTGTGGGGAAGACAAACAAGTTGAACGTCTACATAAACCTACTGCATGTATTGAATGCAGACACATCAGTAGCTAGTTAAGCCAGTCTAGCAAATGTGGCTGACATGGTATTATCAAAAACAACCTACAAGTATGATGTGACATTCATTCACAGTGAACATGGCCAGCGTTTTGATAGTGGACATGAAGTCACATAGGTAGTCATGTTTTTGTACCGCTACCAG
This window harbors:
- the LOC118396667 gene encoding transcriptional repressor CTCF-like isoform X2, which produces MKMYSFLVQLLPMDGGPTDVVVEAKDFTYEGEEVVADLLQQAAEGVMDQQPEGVAGLDTQQLVEGVNVEMMVMDSLDPALLQLKTEVMDAPVATAHEATVTTVDETQIITLQVVNMDEQQLGGLGELQLVQVPVSAVPVTQATVEALQGTFVDTTAMPKDGNPVICHTLPLPEGFQVVKVGANGEVETVEQDELQHQEEQQVQPEEEEELHCEPQPEEPQWAKDPDYQPPAKKTIKKAKKSTLRYNTEGDKDNMDVSVYDFEEEQQEGMLSEVNAEKVVGNMKPPKPTKIKKKGVKKTFQCELCSYTCPRRSNLDRHMKSHTDERPHKCHLCGRAFRTVTLLRNHLNTHTGTRPHKCQDCDMAFVTSGELVRHRRYKHTHEKPFKCSMCDYASVEVSKLKRHIRSHTGERPFQCSLCSYASRDTYKLKRHMRTHSGEKPYECYICHARFTQSGTMKMHILQKHTENVAKFHCPHCDTVIARKSDLGVHLRKQHSFIEQGRKCRYCDAVFHERYALIQHQKSHKNEKRFKCDQCDYCCRQERHMLMHRRTHTGEKPYACSQCEKTFRQKQLLDMHFRRYHDPNFVPTAFVCTKCGKAFTRRNTMARHAENCNGDPSEGENGSPPKRGRGGRKRKMRSRKDEDDDDDDDDSEDNADPELDDIDEEDEEAEAALLEEEEEEEMMELEQAPPTKPIPAPVEPPVKRKRGRPPKNIPKPSPPPKASKAAPKAAAVIQVEDENTGTIENIIVKKEQEAEQAAPEVVVEQPEEAGVETVELPVADAAPNGDLTPEMILSMMDR
- the LOC118396667 gene encoding transcriptional repressor CTCF-like isoform X3; translation: MDGGPTDVVVEAKDFTYEGEEVVADLLQQAAEGVMDQQPEGVAGLDTQQLVEGVNVEMMVMDSLDPALLQLKTEVMDAPVATAHEATVTTVDETQIITLQVVNMDEQQLGGLGELQLVQVPVSAVPVTQATVEALQGTFVDTTAMPKDGNPVICHTLPLPEGFQVVKVGANGEVETVEQDELQHQEEQQVQPEEEEELHCEPQPEEPQWAKDPDYQPPAKKTIKKAKKSTLRYNTEGDKDNMDVSVYDFEEEQQEGMLSEVNAEKVVGNMKPPKPTKIKKKGVKKTFQCELCSYTCPRRSNLDRHMKSHTDERPHKCHLCGRAFRTVTLLRNHLNTHTGTRPHKCQDCDMAFVTSGELVRHRRYKHTHEKPFKCSMCDYASVEVSKLKRHIRSHTGERPFQCSLCSYASRDTYKLKRHMRTHSGEKPYECYICHARFTQSGTMKMHILQKHTENVAKFHCPHCDTVIARKSDLGVHLRKQHSFIEQGRKCRYCDAVFHERYALIQHQKSHKNEKRFKCDQCDYCCRQERHMLMHRRTHTGEKPYACSQCEKTFRQKQLLDMHFRRYHDPNFVPTAFVCTKCGKAFTRRNTMARHAENCNGDPSEGENGSPPKRGRGGRKRKMRSRKDEDDDDDDDDSEDNADPELDDIDEEDEEAEAALLEEEEEEEMMELEQAPPTKPIPAPVEPPVKRKRGRPPKNIPKPSPPPKASKAAPKGKAASAAAVIQVEDENTGTIENIIVKKEQEAEQAAPEVVVEQPEEAGVETVELPVADAAPNGDLTPEMILSMMDR
- the LOC118396667 gene encoding transcriptional repressor CTCF-like isoform X1, producing MKMYSFLVQLLPMDGGPTDVVVEAKDFTYEGEEVVADLLQQAAEGVMDQQPEGVAGLDTQQLVEGVNVEMMVMDSLDPALLQLKTEVMDAPVATAHEATVTTVDETQIITLQVVNMDEQQLGGLGELQLVQVPVSAVPVTQATVEALQGTFVDTTAMPKDGNPVICHTLPLPEGFQVVKVGANGEVETVEQDELQHQEEQQVQPEEEEELHCEPQPEEPQWAKDPDYQPPAKKTIKKAKKSTLRYNTEGDKDNMDVSVYDFEEEQQEGMLSEVNAEKVVGNMKPPKPTKIKKKGVKKTFQCELCSYTCPRRSNLDRHMKSHTDERPHKCHLCGRAFRTVTLLRNHLNTHTGTRPHKCQDCDMAFVTSGELVRHRRYKHTHEKPFKCSMCDYASVEVSKLKRHIRSHTGERPFQCSLCSYASRDTYKLKRHMRTHSGEKPYECYICHARFTQSGTMKMHILQKHTENVAKFHCPHCDTVIARKSDLGVHLRKQHSFIEQGRKCRYCDAVFHERYALIQHQKSHKNEKRFKCDQCDYCCRQERHMLMHRRTHTGEKPYACSQCEKTFRQKQLLDMHFRRYHDPNFVPTAFVCTKCGKAFTRRNTMARHAENCNGDPSEGENGSPPKRGRGGRKRKMRSRKDEDDDDDDDDSEDNADPELDDIDEEDEEAEAALLEEEEEEEMMELEQAPPTKPIPAPVEPPVKRKRGRPPKNIPKPSPPPKASKAAPKGKAASAAAVIQVEDENTGTIENIIVKKEQEAEQAAPEVVVEQPEEAGVETVELPVADAAPNGDLTPEMILSMMDR